Genomic segment of Vibrio natriegens NBRC 15636 = ATCC 14048 = DSM 759:
GGCAGCGAACTGAGGCGATGAGGGCTTTATCACTTCTATTATCTGACAGAGGAAAATTGGTGATTACGTTGCGTCAAGGGAGTTTTGATGATGGACGCGAGACATACGGTGTATCAGTAGCTGAAATAGAAAATATGGGTAGAAAACTCGGGCTCTCTGTCTGTCATGTTGTTGACGGAGAGGACGCTTTAAATCGACCGGAAGTTAAATGGCAAAGCGTGATTTTAGAAAACATTAAAACGTCGGAAGGTAAATGATGGCTCTGGAGTATTATTTAGAACGTTTTCAAAATTTAAAAATGAATAGTGCTGGTGGTCAAAAGAGCCCACATAAAGTCTGTATGTTACTGGCAGTAATGGATCTTATTCAAGCGGGGCATATTGTTTCCAACCAAATTACATTCAATCAAATACTTAAAGATCAGTTTACTCGCCATTTCAACACCTTTGCGCAAGATAAAGACAAAGATACGCCGGAAAATCCTTATTTTCATCTGAGAAGTGAAGGATTTTGGCACCTTTCATATAAAGATGGATATGATGAAAAGACCACAAGCCGATATTCATCGAAGTCTGTGGCTTATGCATTTATTGATGAAGAGCTATTTGCGTTCATGAAAAGTTATATTGTGTCTAATGAACTCAAACAAGCACTGATTTCAAATTTTTCAGATTTAGCAACGCTCTTTCGTCAATGGCTAGTCGATATTGGAAAATCCGATAAAACCGCAGTTAACTACCTTGGAGCTATTCGTGGCTCAATGTCTAATTGGTTGATCGAGGCGGGGGAAATTGATCAACCGCTAACTAATATTAATTCATATCGAAAATTTCTTGATTATAAAGAAAAGGTAAAGAGGTTAGAGGAGTTTCAAATTCGCGATGCGAAAGGCAAAGGAATGTACAGTGCCGCTCTATCTCATTACAACAAGTTTCTCGCTGATCTATCTCAAATCGATATTAACGCAGATATAAAGCAAGTCATGTCGGATAATACTTTATCGGAAACAGAAAAAACAATTTTGGTAAATACTAGGATGGGTCAAGGCCAGTTTCGGGCAAAGCTTATTCAAATGTGGGGCGGGTGTGCGGTTACTGGATATAGAAATACACAAATGTTGTTAGCTTCTCATATCAAGCCGTGGCGTGATTCAAATAATGAGGAGCGTCTGGATAAATTTAACGGGCTATTACTGTTGGCTAATTTGGATAAAGCTTTTGATATCGGTTTTATTTCTTTTGATGATGACGGAAAAGTTATGATCTCTAGCCACTTAGAAGATCCTTCTGTAATCGGGTTGAGAGAGGACATGTCTTTTAATCTTTATCCAGAGCATAAGTCGTATCTCGGTTATCATCGCGCAGAATTATTTAAGGGTTTTTAAGATAAATAAACCGTTATGAGCGTGTATCAAAAACACTTTTAAAGAATGCTATAGACAAAATCTGTCCTAGACTGACTAGTGAACTGTGTAAACACTCAATAAGAAGAGAACGACTATGTTTACTAGCACCTTTGTCAAAACAATAAGAGCGCAGACTAAAAAGTTGTGGTGTGTTTTGTTCCTCGCTCTTACCTCTATTCCAATTCATGCAGCCTCTCCTTCGGCTCGTGCTGAGCTTGAAAATAACCCATCATTAGCCTACTCATCAGAGTCGGTTCTGATACGTTTTAAACCTGAAGCCAGCGTGGCAAATAAACAACAAGCAAGGCAATTGGTTAACGGTAAAACGATGCGCCAATTTGCGATTGTGAATGCGCTTGAGCATCTTCAGTTAGGCCACGGGCGCAGTGTAGAAAAAGCGATTGAAACCTTACAGCGTTTGCCTTTTGTCGATTTCGTCGAACCTGATTATGTTATTCGTGCTTACATGGAACCCGATGATTATTACTACACGGAGGGGTTGCAATGGGCACCAGACAATGATGGCAGCTTTTATTTGAATTTGTGGGGGCCATTCTTAGGTACGTTGTTCCCAATAAAGGCGGGTGCGGATATTGATGCCAATTTAGCTTGGGACATCACCACGGGTAGCTCGGATGTCATTGTTGCGGTGATTGATACCGGGGTGGACTATAACCATGAAGATTTAGCAGGAAATATGTGGTCGAACACTGGCAGCCCTAGTGGAGTCCATGGTTATGACTTTTATAACGACGATAATAACCCTATGGATGAACATGGGCACGGAACCCATGTGGCCGGTACGATATGTGCCCAGGGTAATAACCAAGTCGGTGTCGCGGGCGTTGCGTGGCAATGCCAGATTATGGCGCTGCGTTTCCTAGGCGCTGATGGTTCAGGCTACACCAGTGATGCGATCAGCGCGATTGAGTATGCCGTAGAGAATGGCGCGAAAATTTCAAATAACAGCTGGGGAGGAGAGCCTGAATTTTCAAATGGACTCTACGCTGCAATACAAAGTACCGCGACGAGTAGCCACCTATTTATCGCTGCTGCTGGCAACGGAGGTAGCGATGGAATAGGGGATAATAACGATTCGACAGCAGATTACCCTTCATCCTTCGATTTAGATAACATCATTTCGGTTGCCTCAACAAACGCCAACGATGACCTTTCATCTTTTTCAAACTACGGTAGTAGCCGCGTTGATCTTGGCGCTCCGGGCGAAGACATCGTGAGTACTTATACGATAGCAGGTGACTATGAGATAGCATCAGGTACGTCAATGGCTGCACCTCATGTTGCTGGTGTCGCTGTTTTGGTGGCGAGCATGCATCCCGAATGGGGCTATGCAGACATTAAAAACCGTATTTTGAGCACGACTCGTCCACTGACATCTTTAGCAGGGAAAACAGTCACCGGAGGTGTTCTTAACGCTTTGAATGCGGTTCAAGAGCCCGCGACTTTACCCGCTGCGCCAACCTCACTCTCTGCGACGGCGGTCTCTGATACTGAAATCACGCTGACGTGGGAAGATAATTCGAATAATGAACAAGGGTTCCGTATAGAACGCAATAGTGGCTCTGGCTGGGAGGTAGATTTCGCCAGCGTTGGAGCGAATGTCACTACCTATAGTGATACGGGTTTAACAGCTGAAAACTCTTATGACTATCAAGTCGTTGCTTATAACGAAGTGGGTGATTCCGCCTATACAGATGTGGCGTCCGCGACGACAAAAAGTACGCCTTCTGAGACGGTTCAAACTACGGTAGCGAGCAGCGAAATATTTGGTGCAGGCACGGTAACGGGGAGTTATGCCGATACTGCAGAGGCTAATGATGGGAACGTTCAAACTATTGCTGAGCGTTTATCTGGAGGTAAACCAGCCAATCGTTATAGCTACCTACAACATACGTGGGTGTTTACAGGCGTTCCCGTAGGTACTTCCACACTAAATATTGTGGCTGGTTCCACTATTTCTTCAGACGGGGAAGCCTTTACATTTAGTTATTCTGTTGATGGTTCGAACTATTCGAAATTAAATGGGCTCTCTGTTAGTGGTGGAACGGAAAGCTACAGTGCCAATCTACCAGCGGGAGTCGATGGTACGGTTTATATCCGAGTTACAGATACTAATCAGCTTGCTGGTAACGATGTATTAGACGAAATATTTGTGGACCAGCTTGTGATCGAAACTGAAGTTGGGGGCATACCTCCTTCTGAACCTGAACCAGTCGTCCCAGTTCTTACATTGTTTGACCACTATCTATCCGGTAAACCTGATTGGCACAACGTTGTCTTAACCTGGGAAGACGCGTCAATGAGCGTAGATGTTTATCGCGATGGCAACCTTATCACGCCTAGCGTATCCGGAGGAACGTATAGGGATGAAAAAATAGGCAAAGGCAGTGCGACATATACTTATATGGTGTGTGAAGCTGGAACTACCAATTGTTCAAGTGAAGTCGTCGTTATTTTTGAATAGATAAACTTAGCTCTTTAATGATGCGCAAGGCTCGCTTTGAAAACCCCAGACCCATTGTCTGGGGTTTTCTGATTCTAGTTGTTAATTCTACGCTTTATGTTTGAGCGCGTATAATCGACATTCTGCGATACAACTCAGTATGCCTATTTCACGCTCTTTCGTTTTTAAGCAAACCAGAGACACGGTTTGAGGTTCGGGCTCGGGGTGAAGGGTATCGATATCAACAAACGTAACGTGTGGTTGGTATTTGTCTTTTAATCGTGCTGGTACGATCGAGTAGCCCACGCCAGATTGAATCATGTTCATTAGTGTAAAAATATCTTCCACCTGCATGCCGATATTAGGTTTAAGGTTGTCCCTTTCAAAGCACTTCATGCAATGTTCATAGGTAGCAAAGCCAGGCGATAGAGTGATGAGTTTTTCATTGGCGAGCTCTTCCAGTGCTATCTTGGTTTTGTTGGCAAAAGGCGAAGAGTTGGATAACGCAATCACCATGTGATCTTGATAGATCGGCATGACGGTATAGGTGCTATTCGCCGCGGTGTGCGGTTGCGCAATCAGTGCGACGTCTATTTCCATTTTGTCTAAGCGTTGCAGTAGCGTTTGGTTCGAGCCTTGGGTGATCGAAACCTGAAGCTCTGGTCGTCGATTTTGCAAACCTGAGACAACACTTGGAACCAGATCATACGTTAAGGAATACAAGCTACCTAATGCCAACTTGTCGGCTTGAATCCCCAGCTGTTCTTTCGCTTCTTTGATGGCGGAATCGAGTTCATTCAACAGCTTTTCTGAGTAGGTATACAAGGTTTCCGCACTTTTCAGCGGGCGGAGGGAACGGCCTTGAGTCTCGAAAAGTGGGCACTCAATCGCTTCTTCTAATGAGTGCAGCGCTTTATGCACACTCACCACACTAATATCCAAATTACTTGCAGCATCTTTCATGCTGTTGTGTTTCATAAACTCATGAAAAATCATTATTTTCTTTAACGTAACACCATCGTTAATCATGTTTGTTCGAATCCGTTCCAATGATGTCATCACCATAGCATTGTTAACTTTAGGTTAATAGTGTTGCTTGTCAGTTAATTGAATGTGGTCTCGTTCACGAGTAGTTTGAATCTATGGATAGATTCAGAGCGTTGTCACTGACATTAGTTCACGGAAAACAATGCCATGGAATAGCGGGTTATTTTTCAAATTAAAAAATAACAGCGTGATTGAAATAGATCGTGAGGCACTTTTATGACGGAAAAGAAGAAGTGGGATATTAAGCGCACCTTAAAACAGCAGCGAATTAAATCGGTTCATTCAATAACGGAAGGGAAGGTTATTCCAACCGAAAATATTGTTGAAGTGATGGAAAAAATTATCCAATCCGGTGATCGAGTTATCCTCGAAGGCAATAATCAAAAACAGGCTGACTTCTTGGCGCGCAGTCTAGAAAAAGTAAACCCCCAAACGGTGAATAATCTGCATATGATCATGCCGAGTGTGAGCTTGCCTGAGCATATGAATATTTTCGAAATGGGGATAGCCAAAAAGCTGGATTTCGCTTTTGCAGGAAAACAGAGCGTACGTATTTCTCAAATGCTCGCTGACGGAATACTAGAAGTTGGCGCCGTCCATACCTACATCGAACTCTACTCGCGTTTGTACTGCGATTTAATTCCCAATGTTGCCCTAGTGGCTGGCTACACAGCTGACAAAAAAGGCAATTTATATACAGGTCCATCAACGGAAGATACGCCTGCTCTGGTGGAAGCGCCTGCTTTTAAAGACGGCATCGTTATCGCTCAAGTTAACAAGATTGTGGACACGGTCGATGACTTACCACGTGTTGATATTCCTGGCGATTGGGTCGACTTTGTGGTTGAAGCTGACAAAGACTTCTTTATCGAACCGCTGTTCACTCGCGACCCCCGATTGATCAAAGACACCCATATTTTGATGGCGATGATGGCAATCAAAGGAATTTATGCCAAGCATAAAGTGCAAACCCTCAATCACGGTATTGGCTTTAATACCGCCGCGATCGAATTACTTCTTCCAACCTACGGCGAAAAACTGGGACTGAAAGGCAAGATCTGTCAGCACTGGACATTAAACCCGCA
This window contains:
- the mdcA gene encoding malonate decarboxylase subunit alpha, which codes for MTEKKKWDIKRTLKQQRIKSVHSITEGKVIPTENIVEVMEKIIQSGDRVILEGNNQKQADFLARSLEKVNPQTVNNLHMIMPSVSLPEHMNIFEMGIAKKLDFAFAGKQSVRISQMLADGILEVGAVHTYIELYSRLYCDLIPNVALVAGYTADKKGNLYTGPSTEDTPALVEAPAFKDGIVIAQVNKIVDTVDDLPRVDIPGDWVDFVVEADKDFFIEPLFTRDPRLIKDTHILMAMMAIKGIYAKHKVQTLNHGIGFNTAAIELLLPTYGEKLGLKGKICQHWTLNPHPTLIPAIESGWVESVHSFGGELGMEEYARHRPDVFFTGSDGSMRSNRTMCQMAGQFAADMFIGATLQMDAEGNSSTVTHGRLSGFGGAPNMGHDPRGRRHASDAWMDLITDHDQDILKGKKLVVQMVETFQSGEKPTFVDKLDAVDVGQHSNMPIAPVMIYGDDVTHVLTEEGIAYLYMAQDLEERKQMIAAVAGVTHLGQTITKDQIDKLRAEGKVATPQELGIKRSEATRDLLAAKNMNELVKWSEGLYEPPAKFRSW
- a CDS encoding LysR substrate-binding domain-containing protein, whose amino-acid sequence is MINDGVTLKKIMIFHEFMKHNSMKDAASNLDISVVSVHKALHSLEEAIECPLFETQGRSLRPLKSAETLYTYSEKLLNELDSAIKEAKEQLGIQADKLALGSLYSLTYDLVPSVVSGLQNRRPELQVSITQGSNQTLLQRLDKMEIDVALIAQPHTAANSTYTVMPIYQDHMVIALSNSSPFANKTKIALEELANEKLITLSPGFATYEHCMKCFERDNLKPNIGMQVEDIFTLMNMIQSGVGYSIVPARLKDKYQPHVTFVDIDTLHPEPEPQTVSLVCLKTKEREIGILSCIAECRLYALKHKA
- a CDS encoding HNH endonuclease, whose amino-acid sequence is MALEYYLERFQNLKMNSAGGQKSPHKVCMLLAVMDLIQAGHIVSNQITFNQILKDQFTRHFNTFAQDKDKDTPENPYFHLRSEGFWHLSYKDGYDEKTTSRYSSKSVAYAFIDEELFAFMKSYIVSNELKQALISNFSDLATLFRQWLVDIGKSDKTAVNYLGAIRGSMSNWLIEAGEIDQPLTNINSYRKFLDYKEKVKRLEEFQIRDAKGKGMYSAALSHYNKFLADLSQIDINADIKQVMSDNTLSETEKTILVNTRMGQGQFRAKLIQMWGGCAVTGYRNTQMLLASHIKPWRDSNNEERLDKFNGLLLLANLDKAFDIGFISFDDDGKVMISSHLEDPSVIGLREDMSFNLYPEHKSYLGYHRAELFKGF
- a CDS encoding S8 family serine peptidase; this encodes MFTSTFVKTIRAQTKKLWCVLFLALTSIPIHAASPSARAELENNPSLAYSSESVLIRFKPEASVANKQQARQLVNGKTMRQFAIVNALEHLQLGHGRSVEKAIETLQRLPFVDFVEPDYVIRAYMEPDDYYYTEGLQWAPDNDGSFYLNLWGPFLGTLFPIKAGADIDANLAWDITTGSSDVIVAVIDTGVDYNHEDLAGNMWSNTGSPSGVHGYDFYNDDNNPMDEHGHGTHVAGTICAQGNNQVGVAGVAWQCQIMALRFLGADGSGYTSDAISAIEYAVENGAKISNNSWGGEPEFSNGLYAAIQSTATSSHLFIAAAGNGGSDGIGDNNDSTADYPSSFDLDNIISVASTNANDDLSSFSNYGSSRVDLGAPGEDIVSTYTIAGDYEIASGTSMAAPHVAGVAVLVASMHPEWGYADIKNRILSTTRPLTSLAGKTVTGGVLNALNAVQEPATLPAAPTSLSATAVSDTEITLTWEDNSNNEQGFRIERNSGSGWEVDFASVGANVTTYSDTGLTAENSYDYQVVAYNEVGDSAYTDVASATTKSTPSETVQTTVASSEIFGAGTVTGSYADTAEANDGNVQTIAERLSGGKPANRYSYLQHTWVFTGVPVGTSTLNIVAGSTISSDGEAFTFSYSVDGSNYSKLNGLSVSGGTESYSANLPAGVDGTVYIRVTDTNQLAGNDVLDEIFVDQLVIETEVGGIPPSEPEPVVPVLTLFDHYLSGKPDWHNVVLTWEDASMSVDVYRDGNLITPSVSGGTYRDEKIGKGSATYTYMVCEAGTTNCSSEVVVIFE